From one Bombyx mori chromosome 5, ASM3026992v2 genomic stretch:
- the LOC101738160 gene encoding scm-like with four MBT domains protein 2, with the protein MAEFDWNNYLETSKSVAVPEELFSHVETSLYNGIKQNMLLEVCHRNNPDVYWIAEITMVCGHVLRIKFIGAESDFWCDISNTKVHPLGWCGKYDELIEPPDAINEKYGDKIIDIMKNALMDGQSVSIEALNNKGLSPIDRIKVGMKVEVQNLIDPYRYWIATVCENVGGRLLVRYDGCDEDLQQLWIFFSNPRLSSFGYVTNKGSPWQFKYPGKVNKFSCKNKLSAQLRQSAEEAIKEPTPPDLFVPNQSLEAHNFVTGMKLEALCPQDMRTVRPATVSKVFNNFHFLVALDDHADDYEDANAAWLCDSMHPYIYPIGWAQRHGLAFKSPKAWKEGPFDWDEYLSATSSVPAPDYCFGTKQPLKGIEVNMKLEAVNPQNHEEIHVARVDCVAEHMVCVELLPLGEKYWFAQRSDLLLPAGWCDANNYALHIPDVSAAKQQPVEEVKLIKDDIKNSEEWCDRIYFNYKCYAGPSISRNKLSQLPKHVGPGPLTLVLKEVLNKIISASYKPAKLLKDWETEGPPEEGMRLEMLRAKLKSSTYHAYVPIATRRAQVPAFCRAACVRLQACPALFGTHHYSRPRAACPHACHQVDKATFHNGTERRGRPKGSVNGKKKKKKGAHEKRDKEQPSQEREKEPGECSPRPVRAVRKRASPDSDTETSSTSRDKRISDVSDAEEPELKKLRGARDAPRPFERDLALELKLSRNPLDWSVDDVYAYLSSTDDCKPVAERMKREEIDGEAFVMLDLPVIRDFLHMKKEFALQLSKHIAIVRWYTHNFEQNCGS; encoded by the exons aTGGCTGAATTCGATTGGAACAATTATTTGGAGACAAGCAAATCTGTTGCAGTGCCAGAAGAATTATTTTCTCAT GTGGAAACCAGCCTCTATAATGGAATCAAACAGAACATGCTTCTTGAGGTCTGTCACAGGAACAATCCAGATGTATACTGGATAGCAGAGATCACGATGGTATGTGGTCATGTCCTTAGGATCAAGTTCATTGGAGCAGAGAGTGATTTCTGGTGTGATATATCCAATACAAAAGTTCATCCTTTAGGATGGTGTGGTAAATATGATGAATTGATTGAGCCCCCTGATGCAATAAATGAGAAATATGGAGATAAgattattgatataatgaaaAATGCTCTGATGGATGGCCAGTCTGTTTCCATAGaggctttaaataataaaggactATCTCCAATAGACAGGATCAAAGTTGGCATGAAGGTTGAAGTGCAGAATCTCATCGATCCATACAGATATTGGATAGCCACT GTGTGCGAGAACGTCGGGGGCAGGCTGCTGGTGCGGTACGACGGCTGCGACGAGGACCTACAGCAGCTCTGGATATTTTTCTCTAACCCACGGCTGAGCAGCTTCGGCTACGTCACGAATAAG GGCTCACCGTGGCAGTTCAAATACCCCGGGAAAGTGAACAAGTTTTCGTGCAAGAACAAACTGAGCGCTCAGCTCCGACAGAGCGCCGAGGAGGCCATCAAGGAACCCACGCCGCCTGATCTCTTCGTG ccaaatcagagCTTGGAGGCGCATAACTTCGTAACAGGTATGAAGTTAGAGGCCCTGTGCCCTCAGGACATGAGGACGGTGCGACCGGCCACCGTCTCCAAGGTGTTCAACAACTTCCATTTCCTCGTCGCTCTGGACGACCACGCCGACGACTACGAGGACGCCAACGCCGCCTGGCTGTGCGACTCCATGCACCCCTACATCTACCCGATAGGCTGGGCTCAAAGACACGGCCTCGCCTTCAAGAGCCCCAAGGCGTGGAAGGAGGGCCCCTTCGACTGGGACGAGTACCTGTCCGCCACGTCATCCGTGCCGGCCCCCGACTACTGCTTCGGAACCAAACAGCCTCTGAAGGGAATCGAAGTGAACATGAAGCTGGAAGCGGTGAACCCACAGAACCACGAGGAGATCCACGTGGCCCGCGTGGACTGCGTCGCGGAGCACATGGTGTGCGTGGAGCTGCTGCCGCTGGGCGAGAAGTACTGGTTCGCGCAGCGCAGCGACctgctgctgccggccggctgGTGCGACGCCAACAACTACGCGCTGCACATCCCCGACGTCAGCGCCGCCAAGCAACAACCCGTCGAGGAGGTCAAACTGATCAAAGACGACATCAAGAATTCCGAAGAGTGGTGCGACAGAATATACTTTAACTACAAATGCTACGCCGGCCCCTCTATCAGCAGGAACAAATTGTCGCAGTTGCCCAAGCACGTGGGTCCGGGGCCGCTGACCTTGGTGCTGAAGGAAGTCCTCAACAAGATCATCTCTGCGTCGTACAAGCCTGCCAAGCTCCTGAAGGACTGGGAGACCGAGGGTCCCCCCGAGGAAGGCATGCGACTGGAGATGCTCAGAGCTAA GTTGAAGAGCAGCACGTACCACGCCTACGTGCCCATCGCCACGCGCCGCGCGCAGGTGCCCGCCTTCTGCCGCGCCGCCTGCGTGCGTCTGCAGGCCTGCCCCGCGCTCTTCGGCACCCACCACTACTCCCGCCCCCGCGCCGCCTGCCCGCACGCCTGCCACCAGGTCGACAAGGCCACCTTCC ATAACGGCACGGAGCGCCGCGGCCGACCCAAGGGCAGCGTCAacggcaagaagaagaagaagaagggcgCGCACGAGAAGCGAGACAAGGAGCAGCCCTCGCAGGAGCGCGAGAAGGAGCCCGGCGAGTGCTCCCCGCGGCCGGTGCGCGCCGTGCGCAAGCGGGCGTCCCCGGACAGCGACACGGAGACCAGCTCCACGTCGCGCGACAAGCGCATCTCGGACGTGTCGGACGCCGAGGAGCCCGAGCTCAAGAAGCTCCGCGGCGCCCGGGACGCCCCCCGCCCCTTCGAGCGGGACCTCGCCCTCGAGCTGAAGCTGTCCCGCAACCCGCTGGACTGGAGCGTGGACGACGTGTACGCCTACCTGAGCAGCACGGACGACTGCAAGCCCGTCGCCGAGCGCATGAAGCGGGAGGAGATCGACGGCGAGGCCTTCGTCATGCTGGACCTGCCCGTCATCAGAGACTTCCTGCACATGAAGAAGGAGTTCGCGCTGCAGCTCAGCAAGCACATCGCCATCGTGCGCTGGTACACGCACAACTTCGAGCAGAACTGCGGCTCGTGA
- the LOC101738294 gene encoding uncharacterized protein LOC101738294 — translation MPNACDLYLKTRHSFCSPRQRAPIVFNSDVNVSKSSSQSHEYSSPKYYERYEHDEVPVRESDLSATTDKDVILTNSELDKIEKRVYETVSQELQTDESSSISLDSNIKFFKTTVEKLFENFYTSMRDFDLYKQRFNEILAKNKEESLVDMEDFINDMFQNMMSSVDIKVTGSTTTAKRSGNCDASTPTNSQGSEGYVTFYNGNLNTDSSFNEQSSATRSSGDGGETFNLYLVEGTSCVQINVVERSRLSEINIRNLDYESVRNKFASAENLKKLGDEFDEDSWAAERRDRVPSDLDIRVKKCSAKKNIYSNEDFTVNEGGDAKSLLTKICSYICKKFRK, via the coding sequence CTAACGCCTGTGATCTTTACTTGAAGACCCGGCACAGTTTCTGTTCTCCACGTCAAAGAGCGCCCATCGTCTTTAATTCAGATGTGAACGTTTCGAAAAGTTCCTCACAGTCCCACGAGTATTCATCTCCAAAGTATTACGAACGATATGAGCACGATGAAGTGCCCGTTAGGGAATCCGATTTAAGTGCTACCACCGATAAGGATGTCATACTAACAAATTCAGAACTCGACAAAATCGAAAAGAGAGTTTATGAGACTGTTTCACAAGAACTGCAAACCGACGAGAGCTCATCTATCAGTCTCGACTCGAACATAAAATTCTTTAAGACGACTGTAGAAAAGCTATTTGAGAACTTTTACACCAGCATGAGAGATTTTGACCTCTACAAGCAGCGGTTTAACGAAATCTTAGCCAAAAATAAAGAGGAATCCTTGGTCGACATGGAGGACTTTATTAATGACATGTTCCAGAATATGATGTCTTCGGTCGACATTAAAGTGACCGGCTCAACGACCACAGCTAAACGTTCCGGAAATTGTGACGCATCCACACCCACCAACTCGCAAGGGTCGGAAGGATACGTTACGTTTTACAATGGAAACCTCAATACGGACTCTTCGTTTAACGAACAGTCCTCAGCTACGAGGAGTTCAGGAGACGGAGGGGAGACCTTTAACCTATATTTGGTCGAGGGGACGTCTTGCGTACAAATTAACGTGGTGGAAAGAAGTCGCCTCTCGGAGATTAATATCAGAAACTTGGATTACGAGTCGGTCCGAAATAAGTTCGCGTCTGCGgagaatttgaaaaaattggGAGACGAGTTCGATGAGGACAGCTGGGCGGCCGAGCGCCGAGACCGCGTCCCCAGCGACCTGGACATCCGCGTCAAGAAGTGCTCGGCCAAGAAAAACATTTACTCCAACGAAGACTTCACGGTCAACGAGGGCGGTGACGCTAAATCGTTATTAACCAAAATCTGCAGTTACATTTGCAAAAAGTTTCGAAAATAA